In Sparus aurata chromosome 5, fSpaAur1.1, whole genome shotgun sequence, the genomic window TTGTCCTTACATCACCTCgattttaacaacaacaacaacaaaaccctGCATCATCATCGTATCAGCCTAGGTACTGGCATcgttttttttagcagtttaTTGGCAGAATCCAATATTACTTCGACACAAGCAACAGCTGATCGTCTAATGAAAATGGCTTCTCTGCCTTCAGTCTGTTGCGCTCTTGCCAGGGCACCACCAGCGCACCGACCTGCAAGGTGTTTCTGTTGTGAGCATGAAGCCTAACGGGCTGCTACACGTGATATATCTCCCAGCACTGGATGAATCATATGACCTTCTAGATGTTAAGGCCACTGCAACCCACGGTCTGGCACACATTTCTGTCTAGACGCGGCACCGCGCTGGCGATGCGCACTGCTTCTTACCAGTCGGTCTGCTGGTCATCGACAACCAGGAGGATCTTGGCACTGCTGGAGACTCCTGCCCGGTCCGCCGCCTCGGATAAGGTCGCGGCCGCAGCAGCCGTGGTCTGTTTGACAGCATTGGATATGGATGAGAAGAAGCCGgagcctccacctgctgcaggcTGCGGCTGGCTGGTGGACTGGCGCCTCTCCGACGGCCCTGGCGACACTGCGGGGCTTTGCGGCTGCTGCGGCGGCTCGGGGCGTTGGAGATCGGTCATGTAGCCATTGGGCAGGTTGGACATGAAATTGCTGTCCGAAAGTCGTCGACGCAGGTAGTTCATGATGGAGACTTGATAAAATGACGGATAGGGGCGTCCAGATATCCTCCAAGTGGATGCTTATACTTACAAGTTCAGCTGGAAAATGGAATGACTAGGCTACTTTCCCATGTGCAGATGTGGCATCAATGTTGCCTAAAAAGAAACGAGCCTTGTGTTATCGATCAGGAGCAGAATTCTGGTATCTGATTACAGGATCCTGCTGAGGAATCGTGACTGAGTAGCTCAATGAATTAGCACACCATCACACAACCTCTTGATTTAAGGTGGAAAAATCAGGGTGCACGCGACTGACTCAAATGAAATCCACTACTTTCACCTTTAAATCTGACTTATAGACACATTTTCCTCACAGACAAGCAAATCAGAGCGACCCCTGGTCAGGAGCAAGTGTCATGATTACAAGCCTACCTGGGAGGGTATCCAACAATGATCCGCCCCAAAGGATGAGGTGATGGTGCCTTATTATGATCTCTCACAGGAAAGCCAGCGTCTGCGCGTCTCTCCTGTCCTGTGTGCGGGCGGGCAGGTCGAGCATCGGGCTTGAACCTGTGAGATGGAAGCTACGATCCTTCCTGCATCACCGCCGTTCTCCCTGTCCTTCCCCTCAAgccccagttttttttttttcgtctgcCTGCCCTGCGTCACTCCCAGTCATCCTGAGGGAAGGGAGCCTGAGAGGCTGGACCACAGTCGAGCTCGGCGGGGTGAGGTGTGGCACTTCCGGGTgttgctttcaaaataaacgcATGTTGAATTGTTGAAGATGCTTTTGTGTCTTGATTCTAGGGTGAGTCTTGACAATCTAATTGAAATTCAGCATGTGGTTGGTAGTGACAAACTGCGGTGTCAAATAGGGAAATGTATTTCTGTCGTTTGAGTTGTATCACGGGGAATATAATCACACTTCCTGTGTCGTTCAGCCTGCCTGTGTGTGGCTTGACGCAGCTCTGTGTTGGGATATGATGGTGGTGCTGATGAGGACAGGGTGACACAGGGGCGTCGCTCACTGTCAGACACAAGCCTGCTGTTGACTCCACGGGGTGCACACGGGTGTTGATGCGATTCTGCTTCCTGCTGCGGTCAGTAAAGCAGCAGTGGCTGATCAGCTCTCAGGCTGCTGTCACGAGGTGTCACTTTTGATTTTCAGAGTCAATACAGGTCGTGAGATGCGCCATCTGTTGGTGACACACAGAGCAAGTGATCAACACGGACCCCCGGGGAGCCCCGGGCCCTTACTATGGAAGCTGGCTGGTGGACACGGATGCACACTCCTCAGCGCATTTCAGACCTCAACCAGCAGAGTCAGTGTTGTGTCAGATTACTCTGAAATTACTGAAATGTAGTCACTACTGAATACATATTGTTCATATCATGAACatcactttttgtaaatatcttgtTGTTTTCgatttatttctatttaactttatgtatatttttcggattccttttttctctcaagCTGTTGTAATGAGTGAACTTGCCcgttgtgggataaataaagccaatgttaaagggatagtttgtgttttttgaagtggggtcatataaagtacatatctatagtcggtctgtttcctaccgtaatcaccgatcagcgcagcctcagtttggagaagtagagagccgctccagcccagacgctcagctttgtactgcagtgaacggggtccagagaaaaagcgaaatttaagcacctaaaacaaggctcagcttaaaaaatctatatcagttcaagtgtacacaccgctttacatcgctgttggaccctttcttttggcactacattttctcaaccatagaACTTCCatacggaggttctacagtctgttaagtttcgtttttatcgaaagtaaacctctcgtccagcagctgggcctcgcactgtatttcgctgCTTGCAAATCACCTGTctcccagttgcgctaatgcgtagggatacggaggttctacggttgaggaaatgtagtgccaaaagaaaggccggtctgacagcgatgtaaagcggtgtgaattttctctgtACAACGTACATTTGAACTGTTACAGATTTtcttaggtgagccttgttttaggtggttaaatgttgctttttctctggaccccgttgACTGcaacaaagctgagcgtctgggctggagcggctctctacttctccaaactgaggctgcgctgatctgtgattacggtaggaaacagattgactatagatatgcactttatatgaccccacttcaaaaaacacatactATCCCTTTAATCTTAATATTTCATGGCAATTTTGTAAATAGCAATCCActgaattatatatatatataaattactAGTAAATGACCACATTACTGCTGCCTGTActttttttaatagaaaaaaaatagacgctgcaaaacaaaatacatttcaaaaaagttttttttcgatgcaaataaatgcatttacatttggTCAAATCAAATTACCTTTATGAATGCAGTACTAGGACATACTACAGGTGTACTGTATTCTACAACATGTGGGATGCTATTTCTTTGGTGTAGCTGTTGCAATGCAAGAGGAGCGCTTTCtgaaaaaatgttgataaaggttctcagtcatcgaGGTTGTGGTAATTCTTAGTGCTATATCCTATATATACGATGTAGCACTTAGTTCTCAAAAAGTGCAttgtaaatttaaatgtaaaaaatcatATTAAAAGCTCAATTGTCTATTAATCAtcatccaaaaacaaaaactaatacCAGTTTTAGTAAGTGCctcaacattgttttttctcccaCCAGTGACATAATCATGAAAAGAAATCATAATTTTTGCCAAATTTTATAAACATAATCAAAAATGTGATCAAGTGTTCCATGAAAGTGTAACTATAATCAAACAAGTTATTGAGATTTTTCTGATGAActaattgtttctttttttttaaatatgctgataaaataatgaaaaatatgatttttaaaaagcatgttTAAGTGCTGCTGttcacattttaataaaacaattcactgcaaaaaatgtcCACGTCCCAATTTGTTGGAAAATATTTGTTACAACAGCATTTTAGTATCATATAAAGCTTAAAAGCAACATTTAAAGACTTTTTCATGACAAAATAATCGTCattaaaaattgttttaaaaagataattatttatatttgaattTCAATGCAGGCTATGTCTgtcttttgtatttgtttagtTAGCAGTTTATCAATTTGAAGACTAATGCCTTGCCTTAATGTTAACCATACAGCTGTCAAGTTCAGTCCAAAATGTTTAGTCATTAGTCAATATGCCAGAGTCAGTCAGTTTGAATGCTGTGCAGAGACAGGCGTGGGAACGCATTTACTCACAGAGCAGCAAAACACTCAACAAAGCAAAGCTCTAAAGTCTTTGTTGATTTTATGAACAATATCACGATTACATTATTTACTCAACAGTAGTGTACGGCTTGTTTTGTCAGGTTAATATCTGGTGGTTTCAGTCCcagatgaataaaacatatCTTGTTGTGTTATCACTTTAATGAATCCACTTACCAATAAATAATGAATCACTTGCTGAATACTAATGTTCATGTTGCAGTGTAAACACTTGGGCCTTCTGCTACTATGAAGGTCCACGTCACAATTTGTCACAGAAGTATTACATCATGTTGGGGATTGTGTAAACAGCTGGATCAGACAAAGAGAAATATTATTGTGTATTGAAACAAACTTCACAAATAATACATCAGTAGTTGAATTCAAACTACAAACTGTATCCATTGTTGCTGCACTATGTTAATCTATTTTTTTAAGCATGAAGTGCAAAGGATTTTGTCACTGTGCTAgtacagacataaacaaaacaaccggAAGAGATCACTCTTAGCCGTTTGACATGCAGATGCCAAATAATGCCACAAAACAAGAACAactgtcacacactcacagattcCACACATTCTAAACCAAGATTTGCATGTTCAAGAGAGGAATCTGCCACTGACCGGACGTGTTCTCAAGATCAGGACAACATTTTTGCCATTCTTTGATTAAATGCATGCCCAGGACCCAAGTGCAGGTAATGATGGAGTTCAGGTTATGACTTGGGGGGGGCACTGTTGAGCTTCGATTGAGTTCACCGTCGCACTTCTCATGCATGTATTCCCAGTAAGACCTTTATATGTGCAGCTCTTTCTCACTTTTGAACCAATCTTCCAATCACTTTGTCGGGACATTAAATGGCCTGAAGCAGAATAACGTGTGTCGGTCGATGCTAGGGCAGCACAGGGGATCAGTTTTCTCAATTAACTCAACCATAATTCATCATAAACATATAATAGATATGTCTGTATATGTCACATGTCCCCATAATTATTATGTGAGCAGTGTCACACGGCATCTGTGGTGAGTGGCCTCCAAAGACTTTCTACGTGTGGCCAAACTCCTCAGTGTGCTCAGGCGAGATTGTTCTCATGGCAGCAGCATTTCCAGGACTTAGGAGTCTTTGTCTGGCCATCAACAAAAGCCTTTGGATTACTGGTGAGGCAGGCTCACAGTGCAGCTGCGTGCGTGTATGGGCAGGTCAGTGGAATGACTGGAGCTCCGGTGGGCTAAGAGCTCGAAAAAATGCAGTTTGGTGAGATTGCAGATTaggtgggaggggaggggaggggagggggacaGGTGCTGACTGCATGGAGGGAAACAAAAGACACACTTCACGTTGTTCAGGGAAGTCTTGAAAAACTGTGTGATAAACATGGTGCAGTAAGACCAAAGGGGTGAATATTTTGTGACGATATCTTGTGCGAAAGAGAGTGTTTGAATAAAGCCAGTGTGGGTTCTGTGGTGCTCTACTGACATTTACCACTTTCTACCTGAGAGACAGGCTGACCCGTGAGCTCATTCCGCCCGCAGGACAATAACAACGCTGAACGGCCCCTTGATTGGCCCAGGCGGTAGCCAATCTGAACGCGAGGACTGAGTCACAGGGAGGCCACTGCACCTATCTGCACCCACCTGATACTTTACCTGGCTGAGCTCAGTCCCAGCATCTCATTACCTGTCCAATACAATCTCAAACTGAGGCTCATTGTGTGCTGTGAGATCCAGCAGTCAAggtgttcctctgtgtgttggCTTCAAGTGAGACAAGGAGTCATGGCTGTGGCTAATTTCCAATACATTACTCGGATGAGCAGCGGCTTCAAGGTCTACATTTTAGAAGGTAAGATTTATCATTACTTTCATTTTACTGCCTCATGTTGCTTTTGCTCCAATCACTGGAGCTAATCATGTGCTGTGGTTgtgctgtaacactttaatatCACAGGTTTGTGTGTTAAGATCTTTATAGCATGACCTTTTAATATTATAACATTCCACCCTATATTACACTGCCCATTGCAGTGTCATttgccttttttgttgtgtACATGATGATTATGTATAAACAgtttaaaactgaaagaaagagaTGTGACAGTGACATGAAAACTAACAAGaacttttaaaagaaacattgtgAATGAAAAATATCTTTGTCCCATTCATCACGAGGGGAAAATAAGCAGATTTCATACAGGACATCTACTTAGACTAAAGAATAAATGACTCTATATCAACACCAAGATTGAACTCATTTaaattgctgcttttctgttaTATATCCATGATCTGAttaaacacagcaaaacagaagGTCAGGCAGCGTAGTCCTGCTGGTAAGAAGGAAGAAATATCCATGCCTGAGGCATTAGAAAATCAGCATAGGTGTGGTTATACCTCCCCCTCTACAATGGCACTCTACTCACAGGTGTTGGAGTGCTCACCAAGTAGGTAATGTGGATTGGGGCACGAAGACACTGTTAACAGCTTTCATTGTTCTTCCAGTGACCAACAGCATCAGCTCATTGTTAGATTTCAGTAAGGTGCTTCATGTAAGTGTGAACTCTTTGAAAAGCCAGAATGACGAATTTGAATACAGTTGAAGGAGCTTTGAAGGACTCCCGCTGCCCCATCAGTGTGTATTTCCATGTGTTAACTGAGCATACAGTCAAACAATGGACCACAGTGCAATTATGCTGccattacattttcaaacaaagcCTTGTGTTTTGACTGTATGCGGGACCGCTTCAAACAAGATGTGCGACAGTAGCTCAGAGTTCATGGATTTAAAAatataacgttttttttttatttaaacctataacgttttttttttttttttttgctttgagtCAAAGTTGGGAAATGTTATAAAAAAAGTGTTATAAAAACACCTAAAATCATATCACTTAGAATTCatatttcagtttgtcttcttCAACACACCAGTGACATCACCAGCTTCCTCTTCTTGATGTGTTTCAACTTGTGTAGGTGCAGAAAACCCAGCGTGTATTCTCCCCAGATGGCCCGTTCACAAATGGGTGCCGCCCAAGTCGGGGTCGTTCAAAGACTTAGCTGTTAGATATGTGGCACATATCCATGACAGAACCTGTTGATTGTGCCCTTTAGACAGTGCGATAGGGCTGATTGCCAACATtatgcagaaaaacaacatttaccGTTAGCATTGAATCAGCTGTGGAGTGTTGTAAGCCTCACTGATCAGGTAGATCGGGTTCTACGAGTTAACGGAGTTTACAATTAACggtgacaaaaaaacattttcccacGAATAGTAGTCATGCAGGTTGATGTCACGGATCAAAACAAGTCTTTACTCACCACTGAGTGACACACTGTTACAACCGTAGTAAAATCGTCACTGCCAGTAAATGGTCATCCTTCTGGCTACAGTCTTTTCCTTTAGAAAATGGGCCTAAGCAAAGCTGCTTACTCTAAATCTGCActtgaatttgatgtttttcaggTCAGCCTCACCTCAGGAGCGaagacagatacagacacatgACAAATGACCGACCTCGAGTCCCAACGGCTTACCCAATGAAACGCAAGCGCAGCCACGAGAGAGGCCTTACTTTGGAGGAAAGGTTTGTCAAACAGTTGTACGCGTGTTTCCAGCGATAATTCACGTTTAAACTGTGATCGATCGAATATGAATTCTGTCAAAGAGATGTAACATTTTCTGATAATTTCTCATGTTTCAGGCGAGAGCGTGCGCTGAGCAGGAGCAGTGGTAGAGCGGCCCAGagagcagcaccagcaccagcaccggCGGTGTTTAACAGGCCTCCGAGCCCCACGTCCACCTGGAGTCCAACACCAAGCCCCACCAGCCCTCTGCCCACCCATGTGTACTACGCACCAGTCATGGATGAACCACTCGCCCTCATCAAGAAACCAAGAAAAGACCCTgagaacacagaggagaagacCAAAAGCTCTGCTGCCACTCAAATCCAGGTAATTGACCTGCAAACACAGCGTGATGGGGACTCAGTTGATGTCAGAACTCATGTATAGTGGCACCAGTGCACGTCCCTTTGTTGTCTCAGTGTAGCCCGAGGCTAACCACAGCGGGGGTACATCTCCCACCTGTAGTCAGTGAATCCAACTGCACAGACATTCTTCCTCCAAGAGTGCATACAGGCCTTAGCTTGTTGGAGCTATGCAATCCAGCAGGATTCAGGAAGAAAATGTGAGCAATGGAGGGAGGAATGCCATCAACAAGACCAAACAGACTGCTCCCTCTTTGACCTGCATATGCCACCACACTGGGAGTGATCTGTCTTACACGGGCCAGACCCAACCAGTTTAATCAGTCCTCAAGTCGTTTAGCTTTTTTGAATTGAACTTTGTACACTATTTGTGGTAATGGGACGAAGTGCACACTGAGGTTTAGGTGGTACTAATCATTTTGTGGGATTAACAGAAGACATAAAGCAGGGATGCTGTGGTATGAATGCACAATTAAAGTCCTTTTCTCTGTGTCTTCTCATGTAATTAATGATTCATCTTCTCTTGGTTTGTTCCCTCAGATGCGTCCCTCTGTGATCACTTCCGTCTCCTCGTTAAGAAACCCTTCCTGCAGACCTGAGGTCCACAGAGGCCACTCATCAGGTCAGTCTCACACTCCTGTGAATGAGTTAATCCACTAGACGGTCCCTCCCTAATCGTCACTGTCAAGTCATACTATAGACATCCACTCACTTTTACTGACTCACTGAGGTGTGTATTTGATGTGAGCCACTCATCCTTTCTCTTACAGGGGTTCCCAAATCCACCTACGACCACGTGGTCGAGGAGCATTTCCAGAGGAGCCTCGGAGCGAACTACCAGAAAGCTCGCTCCCAGCAGCTCTCCATCAGCCTGTCCGTCGACGACCACTTCGCCAAGGCGCTGGGCGACAAGTGGCTGCAGATCAAATCCAAGtcttcctcctgttcctccacACCGCCCAGCAGTCCAAGTGTTACTCACTCCCCCACCTACAGCCACAGCTCAAATCAGTCCCGCAAGGAGTCCACCAGCAGCTCATCGCCAACCTCAAGCCACTGGTCCATCAACTGAATCGGAAATGTTCCCTGAAGTGGGACGAGACTtgactttttaacatttcactGCGTGCAGCTCTTCTTATTGAGCGGTGGAAACGCCGGCGCTGGTGTTGAGAGCTAACAGATCCAGGAGTGCTGTCACGTTGGGCTTCAATGTGTCCAAATTTCTGACACACAGATGAATGTAGCATGAATGGGATGTCcttgttttgttacatttctACTCTCTGCTTGTCGATAGCATCTGAGGTACAGTGGATGGTAATGCGGGATGATTGAAAAATCAGCCAAATGAtcctttacatttctttttcattttgtgtcattCTTTTACTGCAGCCTGAACGCCACAGTTTTGttgtattatatttatattctgaTACATCTGGGTTTCTGACAGTCTAAACGACTCACCTATCTGCTGTAAGATAATGCTTAAAAGCTGTACACAAAACAAAGACTCTTCAAAAGatcttgaaaaaataaaacctcaaaaattctttcatt contains:
- the vgll4l gene encoding vestigial like 4 like; translated protein: MAVANFQYITRMSSGFKVYILEGQPHLRSEDRYRHMTNDRPRVPTAYPMKRKRSHERGLTLEERRERALSRSSGRAAQRAAPAPAPAVFNRPPSPTSTWSPTPSPTSPLPTHVYYAPVMDEPLALIKKPRKDPENTEEKTKSSAATQIQMRPSVITSVSSLRNPSCRPEVHRGHSSGVPKSTYDHVVEEHFQRSLGANYQKARSQQLSISLSVDDHFAKALGDKWLQIKSKSSSCSSTPPSSPSVTHSPTYSHSSNQSRKESTSSSSPTSSHWSIN